GCCTTGTCGTTCCAGCTTATCTGGTGATACCCGGCCGGCTGGGTTCCGATATCGAACCGTTTGACCGTCTGGCCCACCACGTTGTAAACCGTCAGGCTGACCTTTG
The sequence above is drawn from the Candidatus Edwardsbacteria bacterium genome and encodes:
- a CDS encoding T9SS type A sorting domain-containing protein, with the translated sequence KVSLTVYNVVGQTVKRFDIGTQPAGYHQISWNDKALPNGIYFYRLTAGGFTATRKLTVVR